The Castanea sativa cultivar Marrone di Chiusa Pesio chromosome 4, ASM4071231v1 sequence TATTTTTCTTTACATCTCGATCCATGTTTTCTAAACATTTTAGTATTCATAAAGTTACAATAACATTTTAGAATACTTATGATTTGTTTAGATATTAAGATTTAGTAAACTTGCATTACAAATGCAATTATCTTATGTTTAGATGCGTGGGGCGAATGCAAAACAAGTCTTGGGCCTAATTATAAGGAATGTAAACACTGGGCTCAACAAGAATATTAGCCCAAGAAATAGGGATAAACCCCACGATGGTCATCCAATTTCTTAATCAACGCACGTAGGATCTTGGATCCTTAGTTAGGCCCAACATCCACCTAGGTAGCATACAGAGGTTACCTTGAGATCTATCCAAGCTAACTAGATAAGTAGCAGAAAGACCAAACTTCTACAAGATAGTCTTCTAAGGGATTTTGGTAATTCCACAACCACCTTTGCATTGAGATTGGTCGCCAGCTAGACATCACCGCATTCGATGCAGAGGGACTCCCAAAAGTCTCCATTCATGATAAAAAACCtgcaaaagaaaaattggatAAGACCAGGAGTTTTATAGGTGGACATCTGAACAGTGAAAAATACCTTAGAAGTTTCCATTCATGATGAAAAGTCATGGAAAGAAGAGCCAATAAGATCAGAGGCAATCTAGGTGGACTTAgacaaaagatgaagaagaagaagatgactcatataaaaggaagaaaatgagaCTCAAAGGATGCATGTAACATATGAGATTGAAATGAATAATGGAGATTCTGGTTTTTTACATGTTATTGTCCAAACTTCCCATTGTGGATCAATATCAACCCAGATCACAAATTAATTGTAACACCGTAACACGTATCTTGCTAAGTATCTTAATCCATAAGGGCAACACTCCTACAAATGCCAAGATTTGGGCCTATGATTTCGATTTGAGGGTTCAAatccaaatttcttatttaggTAATTTAAAAGGAGAAGAATTTATCTTTGGCCCAAATCCATTAATTTCAAATCATCCCATAAACTATAGAAGTTGGGAAATCCTCCCACACatctttttgctcttcctcATTAGCTCAAGCTCCATCCACCAGAGCCTTGCCTccacaaatcaccttgtcaccGGAACCTCCCACATCACCCATTCCTTCTAATGGCCACCCCACTGAGGGATTGAGGCAAGTGGTGCCAGGCTTCAATTGGTCCACACCTTCTTGGATGCTAGGTTTGATTTGCTCCACTAAGAGGATAGAACCAATGTCGTTGCCATGGTTTTGCAAATTGTAACCCTAATTCTATTTTACCAAACCAAATTACAAAATGATTGTTTTTGTAGTTGTAGGTGTGACTGTTTGTGCGCCCCTATCTCTCTTTTCtactgttctattttttttttcttcaaacgGTTTTATCTTGATTTAATCAATATAGTTTGGAATCTGATTTGACTCTTTGTATACACCCTCTTTCGTTCAAGGATACTCTTTTGCATGTGTGATACCTAATAACAATAAACAAATTATAACAATACTCtttaaacaaattaaatgaTACATATAAACAAATCAAATGATACATATAAActtttcaatctctctctctctcacaaagaTTCATttgtgataaataaataaataaacaattggtttaaataaaattgtgagatttgtacaataaagaaaatgaatatttttgtatttttttaattgagaagaTAATAAAATAGAGATGAAAAATGATGGAGCAACATATGAGAGATATGTCGCTCTCAATTTTTTAGTTCTTTGAACAATTCAGATTTGAAAACAATGGCAATTTCTACAATAAGTAGTATATGAGTGGATATAGCTAGGTGGATCAAGGCAATGGACTGTGAATCTGCCATACGTGggttcaatttttgttgttcacccataaataaataacataactaataacttcaatttatttttatttatgtaaagacaaagaaacaaatttttttctctcctatCCTATTTACTTTGATGATGAAGAATCAAATTAtcactatatttatttatttatttatttttacttcttcttccaAGTGCAAGATAACCTCAAGGGGTGgcagttgttgttgttgttattattattattattcctacCAATTGGGCCCCTCCCTTCACCCACCCATGGAGGAGAAATTATACAGTCCTCTGGTGGATCACATCACTTGTCCACCATTCCATTAAAAGACTCatacttgtttaaaattgctgacTTACTAATCagtttctattttaaaaaaattttctaactcaacaattttaaacaggTGTAAGTTTTTTAGTAGAATGGTAGACcacgtcacttgtccaccatgtggaccttataatttctccccATGGAGATGATCTACAGGGTTCATAATTACTACACTCATTTAGACTCACAACAAGTGATGATTGGATTACATTTACTAAGTACTAATAGTGAACCAATGTATAAGTGACGTGATTTTGGACACTATTGTATGATGGCCCCCAAAAGTGTTTTTAGAGAATAGATTCTTTCAAAAGTATTTTCtggaaaaatcttgaatttttgaaaactgaggagtcgccacttattttaatgttttttaataagaaaaaaaataaaacctttttattttgaaataactCCATGGATTAAAATGATTTAAGTTCTACTAAGGACAAGTTTGGGTGTTAGGTTACGCAAGAAGGTGTGAGGCACTTACGGAAGCCTAGAATGTTTACCCATTTCTACTAAATAAGGACTATTTGATGTTTAACTAATTATTTAATGGTCACAAAATTATTTGGATTTACTTCatcaaatcaaacaattgataatttttatgaCATGGTGGCCTAAAACTAAAACATGTAACAAGAcaagaaataataatagaaataacaGGATAATGAAATTAACAAGTGCaagtaataaaaagaaaaataaatttttttatttgtatggaaaaaaaaaagaaaaaaattattttacttgaaAATCATGTCTAAATAATTATTTGGGCTTAATCATTGTCACATAATATTATCTAAAGGTGGCAAAAAAGAACATGTGATTCAAATTAAGAATAAGCCTAGTTCGTGGGCTTAAACAGAACTCAACCCATTAATAAAGCCCATAAAGCCCTAACTGGCCTTAAGTCGGTTTAGTCGAAGActataaatatttgttttctttctcgCACAAGGTTTCTGAAACAGAGAATTGGTCATAATAagcgttctctctctctctctctctctcagactgAAAATTCAGAAGAGCCCTGAAGACTTTTCGACTGAGCCAACTCGGTTGCAACTCAATGGACCAAAAGTGAGCCTCTGGTTTTACTTCATCTTTTGATCtttcttttgtgtgtttgtttttttgatacTGATTTTTATATACTCTTTGCCGAAGAAGCTCTGCTCGTGCTTGCAATTCTAAAACGGTACCGCTTCGCCAAACCAGACGTGagtctcttcttctttctttctttctttcgcttatttttattttaggtttgaATTTGTTAAACCCCATATTCTGttatagacattttttttatatataattattattttgatttttagggtttggtgagattttgttttagatagaaGTGGAAAACTTGCttatatagtttttgtttttgattttgattttagggTTAGAGGGTGTGAGATTGTTTTGGATAGAGGAGGAATTTTGGAGATGGCACATATGGGTGGAGGTGCTGAAGCACATGCCAGGGATAAGCAATATGAGTATCGAGCCAACTCGAGTCTGGTCTTAACCACTGAATCTCATGATACTCGTGAGGCTATGGGTGAGGCCGAATCTCTATGGGGAAAGATTGACCCCAAGAGCTTTGGTGACAGAGCATACCGAGGAAAACCCTCAGAATTGGATAAGAAGTTTAAGAATTCGAAGAGGAAGGAGGAGTGTGACCCGTTTTTTGAGCCTTCACCTAGTTGCCAGAGCAAGCGTCACTGCCTTCAAGACGAGAGTGTATTGAATTTATTTGAGGAAGGCGTTTACCAGCCCAAGACGAAGGAGACGAGGGTTGCATATGAGGCTATGCTTGGTGTGATTCAGCAACAGTTGGGTGGGCAGCCGCTTAGTGTTGTTAGCGATGCTGCCGATGAGATATTGGCTTTACTTAAGAATGAGACGCTTAGGAACCATGACAAGAAGAAGGAGATTGAGAAGCTTTTAAATTCTGTACCAAATGCTGTTTTTGATCAGGTGGTATCGATTGGAAGGCTTATTACGGATTACCAAGATGGGGGTGGTGATGTGGCTGGGAATACTGGTGACGATGATGTGGGTGTTGCAGTTGATTTTGGGGTGGAGGATGAGGATAGCGATCTTGATATGGTACAGGAGGACGAAGAGGAGGACAATGAGGTGGTGGAAGCTTATGTTTATGGGGGTATGCAAATGGGGTGTGCAATTGATGATGATATGAACCTTAATGCACTAAGCATTGGTGCTTATTGGCTTCAAGGGAAGATCTCTGAAGCATTTGAAAAAGAGATTGATCCACAACAATGCCAGAAGCTTGCAGAAGATGCGCTTAAGATACTCGCTAATGGTGATGACAGGGAAGTTGAATCAAAGCTGCTGGTGCTTCTCCAGTTTGATAAATTTAGTCTTATTAAGTTTCTTTTGAGGAACCGGCTGAGGATTGTTTGGTGTACACGTTTGGCAAGGGCTGGAGACGAAgaacagaagaagaagattgaggAGGAAATGATGGGAATGGGACTGGAATTGGCTGCAATTGTGGATCAGTTGCATCCCACAAGAGCTAGTGCAAAAGAAAGGCAAAAGAACTTGGAGAAGAGTACTAAAGAAGAGGCTCAAACATTGAAGGATGTGAGTGGTGAAGATGAGGACAGAGGCAAGAAAGGGATTGTTGATAGAGATGCGGACAGTGGTTGGGGCCAGTGCCAGTTGCTTGATCTTGATAGCATTGCTTTTGAACAAGGTGGTTGTTTGGTGTCCGAAAAAAAGACTGAGCTTCCGGATGGGTCTTATAGGCATTCTAGCAAGGGATGTGTAGAAATTTATGTGCCCGCATTAAAGCCAAAACCATTTGATCCAAATGAGAAACTTATAAAAGTATCTGACATGCCAGACTTGGCACAACCAGCTTTCAAAGGAATGAAGGAGTTGAACAGGGTACAGAGTAGAGTCTATGAGACAGCCCTTTTTAAAGCTGACAATATCCTCGTATGTGCTCCCACTGGGGCAGGGAAAACTAATGTTGCAGTGCTCACCATACTTCAGCAGATATTATTTAACAGGAATTCAGATGGCTCATTTAATCACAATGATTATAAGATTGTATATGTGGCACCTATGAAAGCTCTTGTTGCTGAAGTTGTCAGCAATTTATCCAATCGTTTGCAATATTATGATGTCAATGTCAGGGAGCTAAGTGGAGACCAGTCACTAACTCGCCAACAACTTGAAGAAACTCAAATTATTGTCACAACTCCTGAGAAGTGGGATATCATTACCAGGAAGTCAGGTGATCGTACTTATACACAGCTTGTGAAACTTCTTATCATTGATGAGATTCATCTTCTTCATGATAACAGAGGACCTGTGCTTGAAAGTATTGTAGCTAGAACTGTTAGACAGATTGAAATTACAAAAGTGCATATTCGGTTGGTTGGGCTATCTGCTACACTACCTAACTATGAAGATGTGGCAAAATTCTTACAGGTTGATTTGAAGAAAGGATTGTTCCACTTTGACAATAGTTACAGACCTGTCCCTCTTTCTCAGAAGTATATTGGAATCACAGTAAAGAAGCCACTGCAAAGGTTCCAGTTGATGAATGATGTCTGTTACAAAGAGGTAATAGCTGTAGCAGGAAAGCATCAAGTCCTTATTTTTGTCCATTCGAGGAAAGAAACAGCCAAAACAGCTCGTGCCATAAGAGATATTGCTCTTGCTAATGATACTCTTGGTAGATTTTTGAAAGAGGACAGTGTAAGTCATGAGATTCTCCGTTCTCAAATAGATCTTGTCATGAGCAATGAACTTAAAGATCTTTTGCCATATGGTTTTGCAATTCATCATGCTGGGTTGACAAGGGCTGACCGCCAGCTTGTTGAGGAGTTATTTTCTTATGGGCATGTGCAAGTTTTGATTTCTACTGCAACACTTGCTTGGGGTGTGAATTTGCCAGCTCACTCAGTGATTATTAAAGGGACACAGATCTATAATCCAGAAAAGGGAGCTTGGACTGAACTTAGTCCTCTGGATGTTATGCAGATGCTGGGTCGCGCAGGAAGGCCCCAGTATGATTCTTATGGGGTGGGCATAATCATTACTGGTCATAGTGAACTACAATATTATCTTTCACTAATGAATCAACAGCTCCCCATTGAAAGTCAGTTTGTGTCCAAATTGGCTGATCAATTGAATGCAGAAATTGTTCTTGGAACTGTTCAAAATGCTAGGGAAGCCGGTAATTGGCTTGGGTACACTTACTTGTATGTCCGAATGTTGCGGAACCCTCCACTATATGGTTTAGCACCTGATGCCCTCGCAAAAGATAGGGATTTGGAGGGGAGGAGGGCTGATTTGATCCATTCTGCTGCAACcatattgaacaaaaataatttggtgAAGTATGATAGAAAAAGTGGATATTTCCAGGTCATGGACTTGGGTCGCATTGCTAGCTACTATTATATTACTCATGGGACTATATCCATTTATAACGAGCATTTGAAGCCCACTATGGGTGATATTGAGCTTTGTCGGTTGTTCTCACTCAGTGAAGAATTCAAATATGTTACAGTGCGACAAGATGAGAAGATGGAACTTGCAAAGCTTTTAGATTGTGTTCCCATTCCTATCAAGGAAAGCTTGGAAGAGCCTAGTGCCAAGATTAATGTTTTGCTGCAAGCATATATTTCACAGTTGAGGCTTGAAGGCCTTTCATTAACATCTGACATGGTGTTTATAACTCAGAGTGCAGGACGTCTCATGCGAGCTCTTTTTGAGATTGTCTTGAAACGTGGATGGGCTCAATTGGCTGAGAAGGCTTTGAACTTATGCAAAATGATTGACAAGAGGATGTGGAGTGTTCAAACACCTCTTCGCCAATTCCATGGAATTCCaaatgatattttgatgaagttGGAGAATAAGGATTTGGCCTGGGACAGGTATTACGACCTTTCATCTCAGGAGATAGGGGAGCTTATTCACATTCCAAAGATGGGAAGAAAGCTGCATAAATTAATCCATCAATTCCCCAATCTTAAACTTGCAGCATACGTTCAGCCAATCACTCACACAGTTTTGAGGGTTGAGCTGACAATTACAGTGGACTTTCAGTGGGAGGACAAAGTTCATGGATATGTGGAACCATTTTGGGTAATTGTTGAGGATAATGGTGGTGAATATATTCTTCATCATGAGTTTTTTATGCTGAAGAAGCAGTATATTGATGAAGATCACACTTTGAATTTCACAGTGCCAATTTATGAACCATTGCCGCCTCATTACTTCATCCGTGTCGTGTCAGATAGATGGCTTGGGTCACAAACTGTTTTACCTGTATCTTTCAGGCACCTCATCCTGCCTGAAAAGTATCCTCCACCGACAGAGCTATTGGACTTGCAACCACTACCTGTGACAGCCTTAAGGAATCCAACTTACGAAGCTCTTTATAAGGAAATCAAGCATTTTAATCCTGTTCAAACTCAGGTATTTGCTGCTTTGTATAATATGAATGACAATGTCTTGGTTGCTGCACCAACTGGAAGTGGCAAGACCATATGTGCTGAGTTTGCTATTTTAAGGAATTTTCAAAAAGGAGCTGACAGTGTTATGCGTGTTGTGTATATTGCACCCCTTGAAGCACTAGCCAAGGAACGCTATTGT is a genomic window containing:
- the LOC142631284 gene encoding DExH-box ATP-dependent RNA helicase DExH12-like, encoding MAHMGGGAEAHARDKQYEYRANSSLVLTTESHDTREAMGEAESLWGKIDPKSFGDRAYRGKPSELDKKFKNSKRKEECDPFFEPSPSCQSKRHCLQDESVLNLFEEGVYQPKTKETRVAYEAMLGVIQQQLGGQPLSVVSDAADEILALLKNETLRNHDKKKEIEKLLNSVPNAVFDQVVSIGRLITDYQDGGGDVAGNTGDDDVGVAVDFGVEDEDSDLDMVQEDEEEDNEVVEAYVYGGMQMGCAIDDDMNLNALSIGAYWLQGKISEAFEKEIDPQQCQKLAEDALKILANGDDREVESKLLVLLQFDKFSLIKFLLRNRLRIVWCTRLARAGDEEQKKKIEEEMMGMGLELAAIVDQLHPTRASAKERQKNLEKSTKEEAQTLKDVSGEDEDRGKKGIVDRDADSGWGQCQLLDLDSIAFEQGGCLVSEKKTELPDGSYRHSSKGCVEIYVPALKPKPFDPNEKLIKVSDMPDLAQPAFKGMKELNRVQSRVYETALFKADNILVCAPTGAGKTNVAVLTILQQILFNRNSDGSFNHNDYKIVYVAPMKALVAEVVSNLSNRLQYYDVNVRELSGDQSLTRQQLEETQIIVTTPEKWDIITRKSGDRTYTQLVKLLIIDEIHLLHDNRGPVLESIVARTVRQIEITKVHIRLVGLSATLPNYEDVAKFLQVDLKKGLFHFDNSYRPVPLSQKYIGITVKKPLQRFQLMNDVCYKEVIAVAGKHQVLIFVHSRKETAKTARAIRDIALANDTLGRFLKEDSVSHEILRSQIDLVMSNELKDLLPYGFAIHHAGLTRADRQLVEELFSYGHVQVLISTATLAWGVNLPAHSVIIKGTQIYNPEKGAWTELSPLDVMQMLGRAGRPQYDSYGVGIIITGHSELQYYLSLMNQQLPIESQFVSKLADQLNAEIVLGTVQNAREAGNWLGYTYLYVRMLRNPPLYGLAPDALAKDRDLEGRRADLIHSAATILNKNNLVKYDRKSGYFQVMDLGRIASYYYITHGTISIYNEHLKPTMGDIELCRLFSLSEEFKYVTVRQDEKMELAKLLDCVPIPIKESLEEPSAKINVLLQAYISQLRLEGLSLTSDMVFITQSAGRLMRALFEIVLKRGWAQLAEKALNLCKMIDKRMWSVQTPLRQFHGIPNDILMKLENKDLAWDRYYDLSSQEIGELIHIPKMGRKLHKLIHQFPNLKLAAYVQPITHTVLRVELTITVDFQWEDKVHGYVEPFWVIVEDNGGEYILHHEFFMLKKQYIDEDHTLNFTVPIYEPLPPHYFIRVVSDRWLGSQTVLPVSFRHLILPEKYPPPTELLDLQPLPVTALRNPTYEALYKEIKHFNPVQTQVFAALYNMNDNVLVAAPTGSGKTICAEFAILRNFQKGADSVMRVVYIAPLEALAKERYCDWERKFGKGGLEMRVVELTGDSATDLKLVESGQIIISTPEKWDALSRRWKQRKQVQQVSLFIVDELHLIGGQGGPILEAVVSRMRYIASHVENKIRLVALSTSLANAKDLGEWIGATSHGLFNFPPGIRPVPLEIHIQGVDIANFEARMLAMTKPTYTAIVQHAKNGMPALIFVPTRKHVRLTAVDLMTYSDVDDGEKKQFLLQTPEELKPFIDKINDEMLKATLCHGVGYLHEGLTNLDQEVVSQLFEAGWIQVCVMSSSMCWGVPLSAHLVVVMGTQYYDGLETAHTDYPVTDLLQMMGHASRPLLDNSGKCVILCHAPHKEYYKKFLYEAFPVESHLHHCLHDNLNAEIVAGVIENKQDAVDHLTWTFMYRRLTQNPNYYNLQGVSHRHLSDHLSELVENTLSELEVSKCVAIKDDMDLSPSNLGLIASYYYISYTTIECFNSLTSKTKMKGLLEILASATEYAQLPIRPGEEEVVQRLINHLRFSFENPKCTSPHVKANALLQAHFARQTVGGNLASDQCEVLLSASRLLLSMVDVISSNGWLSLSLLAMEVCQMVTQGMWEHDSMLLQLPHFTKELAKKCEENPGKNIETVFDFAGMEDDERRDLLQMSDEQLLYIARFCNRFPNIDMTYEVLENGNVRAGEDITLQVTLERDLEGRTEVGPVDAPRYPKAKEEGWWLVVGDTKSNQLLAIKRVSLERNAKVKLKFAAPADDGEKQYNLYFMCDSYMGCDQECSFSVDIKESAGPDEDSGRE